One Crocosphaera sp. UHCC 0190 DNA window includes the following coding sequences:
- the cobA gene encoding uroporphyrinogen-III C-methyltransferase, which yields MTGKVYLVGSGVSNLDYLTIRGQWLLSQADVLVYDALVNLKILDLVPENCLKLNVGKRGGLPSTNQEQINDLLIIYCLKGKQVVRLKSGDPLIFGRANEEINALIKAGCNYELVPGISSALAAPLLAGIPLTDKFISHCFTVMTGHDPNLLNWDALAKIDTLVILMGAKKLGRIIYNLLEKGRSPDEPIAIIRDGGSPKQKIWIGTLKSIIEQVSGVSLSPAIIVIGKVVNLRNMSSSADLPLKGKTVLITRAAEQSSQFSVILQQQGAVTIEMPALEILPPSNWEALDKAIQELSSFNWLILTSANGVKFFFERLKELGKDSRALGGIKIAVVGKKTASFLQNHGLIPDFVPPNFVADSLVENFPETLNNQKILFPRVETGGREILVQELQKQGAEVREVPAYQSGCPQKINLDAWEAIQQKQVNIITFASSKTVQNFHDLLKQEINRNSELNMLSLLEDVCFASIGPQTSTTCYKLLGRVDIEAKEYTLEGLIDALINYQSN from the coding sequence ATGACAGGTAAAGTTTATTTAGTGGGTTCAGGAGTTAGTAATTTAGATTATTTAACTATTCGTGGTCAATGGCTTTTATCTCAAGCTGATGTTTTAGTTTATGATGCTTTAGTTAATCTGAAAATTCTTGATTTAGTACCCGAAAATTGCCTTAAATTGAATGTTGGTAAGCGGGGTGGTTTACCCAGTACAAATCAAGAACAAATCAATGATTTACTAATTATTTACTGCTTAAAAGGCAAACAAGTGGTAAGATTAAAAAGTGGCGATCCCTTAATATTTGGCAGAGCCAATGAGGAAATAAATGCCTTAATTAAAGCAGGTTGTAATTATGAATTAGTGCCTGGAATTTCTTCTGCTTTGGCGGCTCCTTTATTAGCTGGAATTCCCTTAACGGATAAATTTATCAGTCATTGTTTTACTGTAATGACAGGTCATGATCCAAATTTATTAAATTGGGATGCTTTAGCAAAGATTGACACATTAGTAATCTTAATGGGGGCAAAAAAACTTGGGAGAATAATTTACAATTTGTTAGAAAAGGGGCGATCACCAGATGAACCAATTGCTATTATTCGTGATGGAGGAAGTCCAAAACAAAAGATTTGGATAGGTACATTAAAGAGTATAATAGAGCAAGTTTCTGGTGTCTCATTATCTCCAGCAATTATTGTGATCGGAAAAGTGGTTAATTTAAGAAATATGTCCTCATCTGCTGACCTTCCTTTAAAGGGAAAAACTGTTTTAATTACCCGTGCGGCTGAACAATCAAGTCAATTTAGTGTCATTTTACAACAACAGGGTGCAGTAACCATTGAAATGCCAGCATTGGAAATTTTACCCCCTTCTAATTGGGAAGCATTAGATAAAGCAATTCAAGAATTATCTTCCTTTAATTGGTTGATTTTAACCTCAGCAAATGGGGTTAAATTCTTTTTTGAACGCTTAAAAGAATTAGGAAAAGATTCCCGCGCTTTAGGAGGAATTAAGATTGCTGTTGTTGGCAAAAAAACCGCATCTTTTTTACAGAATCATGGCTTAATTCCTGACTTTGTTCCTCCTAATTTTGTGGCAGACTCTTTAGTAGAAAACTTTCCAGAAACTTTAAATAATCAAAAAATATTATTTCCCCGTGTTGAAACAGGTGGCCGAGAAATTTTAGTTCAAGAATTACAAAAACAAGGAGCAGAAGTAAGAGAAGTTCCGGCTTATCAGTCAGGATGTCCTCAAAAAATCAATCTCGATGCTTGGGAAGCAATACAACAAAAACAAGTCAATATTATAACCTTTGCAAGTTCTAAAACCGTCCAGAATTTTCATGACTTATTGAAACAAGAAATAAATAGAAATTCTGAGTTAAATATGTTATCATTATTAGAAGATGTTTGTTTTGCTTCTATTGGGCCTCAAACTTCCACAACCTGTTATAAACTCTTAGGGAGAGTTGATATAGAAGCCAAAGAATATACCTTAGAGGGACTAATTGATGCTCTGATCAATTATCAATCAAATTAG
- a CDS encoding serine/threonine-protein kinase, with the protein MEILCTRPECSHPKNHFSDLDDPTTLKTVQQKYCTSCGMPLILAGRYLPSKLLGKGGFGAAFLAKDRYTPTMRLCVVKQFQPEGNLTAQALAIAQELFEREAVTLEELGSKHPQIPQLYAFFPLVVSNGLTKQEEQFFYLVQELIDGEDLETELRKNGVFSEAEVIEVMTEILGVLQFIHDHNCIHRDIKPSNIMRDKQGRLYLLDFGAVKQVTAGAGNQQKRSTGIFSMGFAPPEQMQGSTVYPATDLYALATTCLNLLTGKPPEELYDSYHNCWNWKPNVPKISDKLAAILDRLLLPIPNDRYGSATEVLQALHSSPSLPIKPTPNTTVQTPSPIPLIVSPSPSSKVAKHSFSSVELLLSAGFTGFEGALLIIVLKGLIAAPGIILGCMGIGGLIYAQYRRMIEGKDLLIIGVISALLLMFMPILRGSLSLPYILIIAVISGAGLIAVTSLFRLIYQLLSRIL; encoded by the coding sequence ATGGAAATCCTTTGTACTCGTCCTGAATGTTCTCATCCTAAAAATCATTTTTCGGATCTTGATGACCCGACGACTCTAAAAACAGTTCAACAAAAATACTGTACCAGTTGTGGAATGCCGCTGATTTTAGCCGGTCGTTATCTTCCTTCTAAATTACTAGGTAAAGGAGGATTTGGGGCGGCATTTTTAGCAAAAGATCGCTATACTCCCACCATGCGTTTGTGTGTGGTGAAACAGTTTCAACCGGAAGGAAACTTAACTGCTCAAGCCTTGGCTATTGCTCAAGAATTATTTGAACGAGAAGCGGTGACGTTAGAAGAATTAGGGAGTAAACATCCCCAAATACCCCAATTATATGCGTTTTTTCCCTTGGTCGTTTCTAATGGTTTAACAAAGCAAGAAGAACAATTTTTTTATTTAGTTCAAGAATTAATTGATGGAGAAGATTTAGAAACAGAATTACGCAAAAATGGGGTATTCTCTGAAGCAGAAGTAATAGAGGTAATGACGGAAATTTTAGGGGTTTTGCAATTTATTCACGATCATAATTGTATTCATCGGGATATTAAACCCTCTAATATTATGCGGGATAAACAGGGGCGTTTATATTTACTTGATTTCGGGGCAGTTAAACAAGTAACCGCCGGGGCAGGTAATCAACAAAAACGCTCAACGGGAATTTTTTCGATGGGGTTTGCTCCCCCTGAGCAAATGCAAGGTTCAACCGTTTATCCAGCAACAGATTTATATGCCTTAGCCACAACTTGTCTTAATCTTTTAACGGGAAAACCCCCAGAAGAATTGTATGATTCCTATCATAATTGTTGGAATTGGAAACCCAATGTCCCCAAAATTAGCGATAAGTTAGCCGCCATTTTAGATCGTCTCTTACTTCCTATTCCTAATGATCGTTATGGCAGTGCAACCGAGGTTTTACAAGCATTACATTCCTCTCCTTCTCTTCCTATAAAACCGACTCCAAATACAACTGTTCAAACGCCTTCACCTATTCCTCTTATTGTGTCTCCTTCTCCTTCTTCAAAAGTTGCTAAACATTCTTTTTCCAGTGTAGAATTACTCCTCAGCGCGGGGTTTACTGGGTTTGAAGGAGCTTTGTTAATTATAGTGTTAAAAGGTTTAATCGCTGCCCCTGGAATTATCCTCGGATGTATGGGAATTGGGGGATTAATTTATGCTCAATATCGTCGTATGATCGAGGGGAAAGATTTACTGATTATTGGGGTAATTAGTGCGCTATTATTAATGTTTATGCCGATACTTCGCGGTAGCTTATCTTTGCCTTACATATTAATTATTGCAGTAATTTCTGGAGCCGGATTAATTGCCGTTACATCTTTATTTCGATTGATTTATCAATTGCTTTCTCGTATTTTATAG
- the queD gene encoding 6-carboxytetrahydropterin synthase QueD, whose protein sequence is MNSPHQWTIYKEFRFEAAHQLPYHDGKCRRLHGHSWVGRVYVSSDRLIAEGSKQGMVMDFGDIKRYLEPLIENFLDHYYLNETTGLESPTSEAIAQWIFEKLETAGLSGLQGVEIQETCTSGARYSRS, encoded by the coding sequence ATGAATTCACCCCATCAATGGACTATCTATAAAGAATTTCGCTTTGAAGCGGCCCATCAACTCCCCTATCATGATGGTAAATGTCGTCGTCTTCATGGCCATAGTTGGGTTGGCCGAGTTTATGTGAGTAGCGATCGCCTGATAGCAGAGGGGTCAAAACAAGGGATGGTTATGGACTTTGGGGATATTAAGCGGTATTTAGAGCCTCTGATCGAGAATTTTTTAGATCATTATTATCTCAATGAAACCACAGGGTTAGAAAGTCCTACCAGTGAAGCGATCGCTCAATGGATTTTTGAGAAATTGGAAACCGCGGGACTTTCAGGACTGCAAGGAGTAGAAATTCAAGAAACTTGTACTTCTGGGGCGCGATATAGTAGAAGCTAG
- a CDS encoding DUF1622 domain-containing protein, giving the protein MRLLEHLAEILERWVGGFRLILEFVSVVCVICGFFGSFRALILGIRRQSFPFLEVRIRFGSWLALALEFQLGSDILSTTVAPSWETLGKLGAIAVIRTFLNYFLNQELEAEQSLRERRGN; this is encoded by the coding sequence ATGAGATTATTAGAACATTTAGCTGAGATCTTAGAACGTTGGGTTGGGGGTTTTCGGTTAATATTAGAGTTTGTTTCGGTGGTTTGCGTGATTTGTGGCTTTTTCGGATCATTTCGTGCCTTAATTTTGGGTATTCGTCGCCAGTCTTTTCCTTTCTTAGAGGTGCGTATTCGCTTTGGTTCTTGGTTGGCTTTGGCCTTAGAATTTCAATTAGGCTCGGACATTTTATCGACGACGGTTGCTCCCTCCTGGGAAACCTTGGGAAAATTAGGGGCCATTGCCGTTATTCGTACTTTTCTCAACTATTTCTTAAATCAGGAATTAGAAGCGGAACAGTCTCTTCGGGAACGTAGGGGAAACTGA
- a CDS encoding V4R domain-containing protein has product MVFTSSDSKQETKQLSQKVEHILKKKYPKRHHHYGLEDFFCFQTQTGTIIDWNESRNILTSEDFILGLIEGLEEEIGSAAGVVTYNIGKEWGKRDAVFFQQWLYSEYEYEKPLNQLNLNYVLEAWWWPFTAQGWGNWEVDMSEQKNGFMFVNIFDSAVARTLGDVGKPVCHIYAGLLAGFFSNLVKKDLNGIEIQCYAMGETYCKFLIGKKDRIDAATFWLNEGALAKDIEKRLYHGEYLK; this is encoded by the coding sequence ATGGTTTTCACCTCAAGTGACAGCAAACAAGAAACGAAACAATTATCCCAAAAAGTTGAGCATATTTTAAAGAAGAAATATCCTAAAAGACATCATCATTATGGCTTAGAAGATTTTTTCTGTTTTCAAACACAAACTGGAACCATTATTGATTGGAATGAATCCCGTAATATTTTAACCAGTGAAGATTTTATTCTGGGTTTAATTGAAGGATTAGAAGAAGAAATCGGCAGTGCAGCAGGAGTCGTTACCTATAACATTGGTAAAGAATGGGGTAAACGAGACGCTGTCTTTTTTCAACAGTGGCTTTATTCTGAATATGAGTATGAAAAACCCCTTAATCAACTCAATCTAAATTATGTTTTAGAAGCTTGGTGGTGGCCCTTTACTGCTCAAGGTTGGGGTAACTGGGAAGTGGATATGAGTGAGCAGAAAAATGGCTTTATGTTTGTCAATATTTTTGACTCTGCTGTTGCTCGAACTTTAGGGGATGTTGGTAAACCTGTTTGTCATATTTACGCTGGATTATTAGCAGGATTTTTCAGCAATTTAGTCAAAAAAGACTTAAATGGTATTGAGATTCAATGCTATGCTATGGGGGAAACTTATTGTAAGTTTCTCATCGGTAAAAAAGATCGCATTGATGCAGCAACTTTTTGGTTAAATGAAGGCGCATTAGCCAAAGATATTGAAAAGCGTTTGTATCATGGGGAGTATCTTAAATGA
- a CDS encoding phycobilisome protein — MQKDFEHLFYEAEDHYLQTSDITTLKNQANRLRECLAIYQCLRDQEISIFQSVADSLVEAFPDENSQRLEQALGHWMSVMRYGAMALLLNNPDYFNHRLLEWLTDMVHAQEMVVIETHLFECLKEKLEESFSSIQMALINPFLSQAKTILIEPKSSAKIENIGA, encoded by the coding sequence ATGCAAAAAGATTTTGAACATTTATTCTATGAAGCAGAAGATCACTATCTTCAAACTTCAGACATTACGACTCTAAAAAATCAAGCTAATCGCCTTAGAGAATGCTTGGCAATTTATCAGTGTCTGCGGGATCAAGAAATTAGTATTTTTCAATCTGTTGCTGATAGTTTAGTTGAGGCATTTCCTGATGAAAATAGCCAACGTCTTGAACAGGCTTTAGGACATTGGATGTCCGTGATGCGTTATGGTGCTATGGCCCTGTTATTAAATAACCCTGATTATTTTAACCATCGTCTCTTAGAATGGCTGACAGATATGGTTCACGCGCAGGAAATGGTGGTCATTGAAACTCATCTTTTTGAATGCTTAAAAGAAAAGTTAGAAGAGAGTTTTTCCTCAATACAAATGGCATTAATTAATCCTTTCTTGTCTCAAGCAAAAACCATATTAATCGAACCAAAATCTTCAGCTAAAATAGAGAACATAGGAGCATAA
- a CDS encoding V4R domain-containing protein, with translation MIDVANLANNSSLKGNYFSPDAYLQGDFEFGLLENRSGSRLLALPQPLLEAMYATLEDELGQGSGVALFSCGRWWGKSFYQRFAEELGEYYKQPLAQMEMIQFIQCLKQCWKTHGWGTLEIDLKYYQNGFLIPKIVNSPFAQVAPQNKRPMCFLEAGILSAFFTQLTGQDLHCIQTSCESMGADSNNFVIGLAERIKPIEAWIEEGHDHATIMELLCRNQSNLTN, from the coding sequence ATGATTGATGTTGCAAATTTAGCTAACAATTCATCATTAAAAGGAAATTACTTTTCCCCTGATGCCTATCTTCAAGGAGACTTTGAATTTGGCTTATTAGAAAATCGTAGTGGTTCCCGTTTACTGGCCTTACCTCAACCTTTATTAGAGGCTATGTATGCTACTTTAGAAGATGAATTAGGACAAGGAAGTGGTGTCGCTCTATTTAGTTGTGGCCGTTGGTGGGGAAAAAGTTTCTATCAGCGATTTGCAGAGGAATTAGGGGAATACTATAAACAACCCTTAGCACAAATGGAGATGATTCAGTTTATTCAATGCCTAAAACAATGCTGGAAAACTCATGGATGGGGAACCCTAGAGATTGATCTAAAATATTATCAGAATGGGTTTTTAATTCCGAAAATTGTTAATTCCCCCTTTGCTCAAGTTGCCCCCCAAAATAAGCGTCCGATGTGTTTCTTAGAAGCAGGAATTTTAAGTGCATTTTTTACTCAATTAACAGGACAAGATTTACACTGTATTCAAACATCTTGTGAATCAATGGGAGCAGATTCTAATAACTTTGTTATTGGATTAGCTGAACGCATTAAACCCATTGAAGCTTGGATAGAAGAAGGTCACGATCACGCGACAATTATGGAATTATTGTGTCGCAATCAATCAAACTTAACTAATTAA
- a CDS encoding 2Fe-2S iron-sulfur cluster-binding protein encodes MAKTVKLDPINQEVAIQTNDNLLSGLLQKDLNVWKECGGRGMCSTCHVFITEGMDSLSPVNRREMRTMEVITTANKFSRLACQARVIGEGVVVEIPSGMYVSEIENIEDLIGRRAEENILHPITGAVLVEAGKLVTRSMITQLKDTQVEVAEYIAKTQDG; translated from the coding sequence ATGGCAAAAACTGTTAAACTTGACCCCATTAATCAAGAAGTTGCAATACAAACAAATGACAATCTTTTGAGTGGTTTACTGCAAAAAGATTTGAATGTTTGGAAAGAGTGCGGAGGAAGGGGAATGTGTTCCACTTGCCATGTTTTTATTACAGAAGGGATGGATAGTTTATCCCCTGTAAATCGGCGAGAAATGCGTACGATGGAAGTGATTACAACAGCTAATAAATTCTCTCGACTTGCTTGTCAAGCACGGGTAATTGGAGAAGGTGTTGTCGTTGAAATTCCCTCTGGTATGTATGTCAGTGAAATTGAAAATATTGAAGATTTAATTGGCCGTCGAGCAGAGGAAAATATCTTACATCCCATTACAGGAGCAGTATTAGTTGAGGCGGGAAAATTAGTCACTCGTTCGATGATTACCCAACTCAAAGATACTCAAGTCGAAGTGGCTGAATACATCGCCAAAACTCAAGATGGATAA
- a CDS encoding allophycocyanin translates to MLTQFSRLSLEADGRYATDAELGFIESYLDSVDMRVSTYEKIRDNEVAILLEVEAKMHELNKDNCLYTMGEHEKEICRRDRKNAIRYASSAMLINDLDRLRDGLLIWVQTIVRAVGYKFFVRTHYPTIQAVIKKYLTPEEAAFILPALQLDSTILGA, encoded by the coding sequence ATGTTAACACAGTTTTCACGATTAAGTTTAGAGGCAGATGGCCGTTATGCAACTGATGCAGAATTAGGGTTTATCGAAAGCTATTTAGACTCAGTAGATATGCGCGTCAGTACCTACGAAAAAATTCGGGATAATGAAGTAGCAATTCTCCTGGAAGTTGAAGCAAAAATGCACGAATTAAATAAGGATAACTGTCTATATACGATGGGTGAACATGAAAAAGAAATTTGTCGCCGTGATCGCAAAAATGCCATCCGTTATGCTAGTTCTGCCATGTTAATTAACGACTTAGATCGTTTACGGGATGGACTTTTAATTTGGGTGCAAACCATTGTTCGTGCTGTGGGTTATAAATTCTTTGTCCGCACCCATTATCCGACAATTCAGGCAGTTATTAAAAAATATTTAACCCCTGAAGAAGCTGCCTTCATTCTTCCTGCTTTGCAACTTGATAGTACCATTCTTGGTGCCTAA
- a CDS encoding 2Fe-2S iron-sulfur cluster-binding protein, whose amino-acid sequence MNDQNTAFNVTLINAKKDLNKTIKVTANDYILDMAEQQGIKHPCSCRAAACFDCLAKVIEGNVEQSSKALSFLRPHEIKEGYILLCAASPTSNCTILTHQEEEYLA is encoded by the coding sequence ATGAATGATCAAAATACTGCTTTTAATGTCACTTTAATTAATGCTAAAAAAGATCTAAATAAGACCATTAAAGTGACAGCTAATGACTACATTCTTGACATGGCTGAGCAACAAGGAATTAAGCATCCTTGTTCTTGTCGCGCTGCTGCTTGTTTTGATTGTTTAGCTAAAGTTATTGAGGGTAATGTCGAACAAAGTTCAAAAGCTTTATCATTTCTCCGTCCTCATGAAATAAAAGAAGGTTATATCTTGCTTTGTGCGGCATCTCCTACCTCTAATTGCACAATTTTAACTCATCAAGAAGAAGAATATCTTGCCTAA
- a CDS encoding tetratricopeptide repeat protein, with product MESQVETQELENQSSGNNLSDIFDLLSGVGLFGGVVGSFFGNAAFATIPLSFSLALQMANRRQLKVEMAQVQQTAIMQLTEQINNNKSVIFEQFNQLHQETQNNWEKQNQAFQSKVNDLSDKLQDSQQSLDGLMQEDRKLNEFTNALNAQQQQVEEIVKSLQQIENLSQVIRSNPDGVEAYYQRGLSHQKLGDKTGAIEDYTEALHLDSTYAKAYHSRGILLAELGSKKQAVEDLRLAAKYYFEQGDIESYEQARNLSKEFYEVRHSLINDEESEVTNSEESMIKGDTSQMIDLIAVGNLFDEESGTEKNVSILG from the coding sequence ATGGAATCACAAGTAGAAACCCAGGAATTAGAAAATCAATCTAGTGGGAATAATCTCTCTGATATTTTCGATTTATTATCAGGAGTTGGCCTATTTGGCGGTGTCGTTGGCTCATTCTTTGGGAATGCTGCTTTCGCTACAATTCCCCTTTCTTTTTCCCTCGCTTTACAAATGGCTAATCGCCGTCAATTAAAAGTAGAAATGGCTCAGGTTCAGCAAACAGCAATTATGCAGTTAACTGAGCAAATAAATAACAATAAATCTGTGATTTTTGAGCAATTTAACCAGTTACACCAAGAGACTCAGAATAACTGGGAGAAACAAAATCAAGCCTTTCAATCTAAGGTCAATGATTTGTCAGATAAATTACAAGATTCTCAACAATCTCTTGATGGGTTAATGCAAGAAGATAGAAAACTCAATGAGTTTACTAATGCTTTAAATGCTCAGCAACAACAAGTTGAAGAAATTGTCAAGAGTTTACAACAAATTGAAAACTTATCCCAAGTAATTCGGAGTAATCCTGATGGGGTTGAAGCTTACTATCAACGGGGGTTAAGTCATCAAAAATTAGGGGATAAAACCGGAGCAATTGAAGATTATACCGAAGCCTTACATCTAGATTCTACCTATGCTAAAGCTTATCACAGTCGTGGCATTTTGTTGGCAGAATTAGGCAGTAAAAAACAAGCAGTTGAAGATTTACGACTGGCAGCTAAATATTACTTTGAACAAGGTGATATTGAAAGCTATGAACAGGCCAGAAATCTGAGCAAAGAATTTTATGAAGTACGTCATTCTCTTATTAACGACGAGGAATCAGAAGTAACTAATTCTGAGGAGTCAATGATTAAAGGAGATACATCACAAATGATAGATTTAATTGCAGTGGGTAATCTTTTCGATGAAGAGTCTGGGACTGAGAAAAACGTCAGTATACTTGGTTAG
- a CDS encoding mechanosensitive ion channel family protein — translation MYILQMPVDTVQVNVFVESVKSQLAGFGFKLIGAILLWVVGQWLIKTGVRLLSRLLKRQSIEPTLVAYLANFLNIALKIILIVAILGYFGVETTSFAALLAAAGIAIGAAWGGLLANFAAGVFLVIFRPFAVGDFIATAGVIGTVEEIGLFVTVINTMDNVRTIIGNNKIFSDNIQNFSANPYRRVDLVAQLNHSVNYAEAINLLQERLRQIPNVMENPQPDVEILEFNLAGPVLAVRPYCHNENYWQVYFDTNKTIRETLGSAGYPAPEQHYVIRQSSAV, via the coding sequence ATGTACATACTGCAAATGCCAGTGGATACCGTGCAAGTCAATGTTTTTGTTGAAAGCGTTAAAAGCCAATTGGCTGGGTTTGGCTTTAAACTCATTGGTGCTATTCTTCTGTGGGTGGTAGGACAATGGTTAATTAAAACGGGTGTTCGTTTACTCTCTCGTCTTCTGAAGCGACAAAGCATTGAACCGACTCTTGTTGCCTATTTGGCGAATTTTTTGAACATTGCCCTAAAAATCATTTTAATCGTCGCTATTCTTGGGTATTTTGGCGTTGAAACCACGTCCTTTGCGGCTTTATTAGCTGCGGCCGGTATTGCCATTGGGGCCGCTTGGGGAGGACTGTTAGCGAATTTTGCTGCGGGTGTCTTCCTGGTGATTTTCCGTCCTTTTGCCGTGGGTGACTTTATTGCTACGGCAGGTGTCATCGGAACGGTTGAAGAAATTGGCTTGTTTGTTACTGTCATTAATACGATGGATAATGTAAGAACTATTATCGGAAATAATAAGATTTTTTCCGATAATATTCAAAACTTTTCCGCTAACCCCTACCGTCGGGTCGATTTAGTGGCACAACTGAATCATAGTGTGAATTATGCTGAGGCGATTAATTTACTTCAGGAAAGATTACGCCAAATTCCTAATGTTATGGAAAATCCTCAACCTGATGTCGAAATTTTAGAGTTTAATCTCGCTGGCCCGGTTTTGGCGGTTCGTCCCTATTGTCATAACGAAAATTATTGGCAAGTTTATTTTGACACCAATAAAACCATTCGTGAAACTTTAGGAAGTGCTGGTTATCCTGCCCCTGAACAACATTATGTGATTCGTCAAAGTTCTGCGGTTTAA
- a CDS encoding pentapeptide repeat-containing protein, whose protein sequence is MKTSQVLKRYEQGKLDFRGENLRGQNFKGKNLTGANFSHADIRGANFAQAILTGANFWQAKGGLPKKWAVSLIGFSWLLAALSGIFSGFAGSFVVLTSESLDITNQIAGWTAIIILILFCIFSYLQGLEGGLGAVVIALMATGVIAVAFAGSLPFSLSMALTFGVTFCLHLVVAIIAAVAGAIAGAAAGAVAGTAAIAGMFPFAVIIAFMLAVEEAEVFSFTIFGAGIAAVAVTLLSAYLGWRSIKGDPRDEWIRQIAITFTSIGGTSFYQADLTDANFTGATLKSTDLRQATLTRTCFHDTLKLDGARLGDSILCEPTIRDLLVNPQFGYKQYYGKVSLRGANLDGANLHRANFKLADLTDATFRGANLEGANLTKAVANHTNFTGANLTGACVEAWKIDEGTQLEQVVCDYVFLLEKTNQYGSRKRRPSNDNRSFKPGEFEKLCRPPIEDE, encoded by the coding sequence ATGAAAACATCTCAAGTCCTCAAACGCTACGAACAAGGAAAACTCGATTTCCGAGGAGAAAACCTGAGAGGGCAAAATTTTAAGGGAAAAAACCTCACGGGGGCCAACTTCAGTCATGCTGACATTCGAGGGGCAAATTTTGCTCAGGCTATTCTCACCGGGGCCAACTTTTGGCAAGCTAAAGGCGGATTACCGAAAAAGTGGGCGGTGAGTTTGATCGGATTTTCCTGGTTGTTGGCGGCCTTATCGGGAATTTTTTCGGGATTTGCCGGAAGTTTTGTGGTGCTGACCTCAGAAAGTCTGGACATAACGAACCAAATCGCAGGATGGACAGCCATTATTATTTTGATCCTTTTTTGTATTTTCAGCTATCTTCAAGGCTTAGAAGGGGGGTTAGGGGCAGTGGTAATTGCCTTGATGGCCACCGGGGTGATCGCCGTTGCCTTTGCCGGATCTTTGCCCTTTTCCTTATCTATGGCCTTAACCTTTGGGGTAACTTTTTGTCTTCATTTAGTGGTGGCGATTATTGCTGCGGTGGCCGGGGCGATCGCGGGGGCCGCGGCCGGGGCCGTAGCGGGTACGGCGGCGATCGCCGGAATGTTTCCTTTTGCGGTTATCATCGCCTTTATGCTTGCTGTAGAGGAAGCAGAAGTCTTTTCTTTTACCATTTTTGGGGCAGGAATAGCGGCCGTAGCGGTTACTTTATTAAGTGCTTATCTCGGCTGGCGTTCCATCAAAGGCGATCCTAGAGATGAGTGGATTCGTCAAATTGCGATCACCTTTACCTCTATTGGTGGGACAAGTTTTTATCAGGCCGATCTCACGGATGCCAACTTTACCGGAGCAACCCTAAAAAGTACGGATCTTCGGCAAGCAACCCTAACAAGGACTTGTTTTCACGATACCCTGAAATTAGATGGGGCCAGACTGGGAGACTCCATTCTCTGTGAACCTACAATTCGGGATTTATTGGTGAATCCTCAATTTGGCTATAAACAATATTATGGCAAAGTCAGTTTACGGGGTGCGAATTTGGATGGGGCCAACTTGCATCGGGCCAATTTTAAACTGGCAGATCTGACTGATGCTACGTTTCGCGGGGCTAATTTGGAAGGGGCTAATTTAACGAAAGCTGTGGCTAATCATACTAATTTTACGGGGGCAAATCTGACAGGGGCTTGTGTGGAAGCCTGGAAAATTGATGAGGGGACACAGTTGGAGCAAGTCGTCTGTGATTATGTTTTTCTCTTAGAAAAAACCAATCAGTACGGGAGTCGCAAACGCCGTCCTAGCAATGATAATCGAAGTTTTAAACCGGGGGAATTTGAGAAATTGTGCCGGCCGCCAATTGAGGATGAATAA